A window of Rhodococcus sp. SGAir0479 contains these coding sequences:
- a CDS encoding AMP-dependent synthetase/ligase, translated as MAAYGATAPKTLCEAFQATAATHPDAVALRTPDDAVVLTWRVYADRVRRIAAGLASLGVRHGETVGIMLTNRPEFHLVDTGAMHLGAVPFSVYNTLAAEQLNYVLANAGNRIVICEEQFLPVVRRAADGTAVERIVCVDAASEGITSLRELESMNDPDFDFEARWKAVEPHDLLTVIYTSGTTGPPKGVELTHANLVAQRDAVVDMVGSRTDDSTVSYLPDAHIANRLIAHYLAITDAFRVTTLADIKQAVTVLPEVRPTIFVAVPQVWYKIKAAIEQELEQSRPLERRLARWAIDIGRRKARLQSDRVPLPRRLRAQHSLADRAVLGKIRRKLGLDRARIAATAAAPISPEVVEFVLGLGIPCCEAWGLSETCAAATINPPSGIRIGTVGKALGGVEVARADDGELLVAGPTIMKGYRGDPVKTAETIDADGWLHTGDVGTIDADGYVRMVDRKKEMIINSAGKNMSPSNIEGAIRAACPLIGGAAVVGDDRPYLVALLTLDPEATAAFAARHGLRAGSHADLASNPLVRGEVDSAVAAANERLSRVEQVRKFALLPTTWEPAGDEFTPTMKLRRGPIDTKYAREIEALYAN; from the coding sequence ATGGCCGCGTACGGCGCGACAGCACCGAAGACCCTGTGTGAGGCCTTCCAAGCCACCGCTGCAACTCACCCCGATGCGGTGGCACTTCGAACACCCGACGACGCCGTCGTACTCACGTGGCGCGTCTACGCCGACCGGGTACGCAGGATCGCTGCCGGACTGGCATCTCTCGGTGTTCGGCACGGCGAGACCGTCGGGATCATGCTGACCAACCGCCCCGAGTTCCACCTGGTCGATACCGGTGCGATGCACCTGGGCGCAGTTCCGTTCTCGGTGTACAACACGCTGGCCGCCGAGCAGCTGAACTACGTGCTGGCCAACGCCGGCAACCGGATCGTCATCTGCGAGGAGCAGTTCCTGCCCGTGGTCCGGCGGGCGGCCGACGGGACGGCAGTCGAACGCATCGTCTGCGTGGATGCGGCGTCCGAAGGGATCACGAGCCTGCGGGAACTCGAGTCGATGAACGACCCGGACTTCGACTTCGAGGCAAGGTGGAAGGCTGTCGAGCCACACGACCTGCTCACCGTCATCTACACCTCCGGCACCACCGGACCGCCCAAGGGCGTCGAGCTCACTCACGCGAACCTCGTCGCCCAGCGGGATGCTGTCGTCGACATGGTCGGGAGCCGGACGGACGACAGTACCGTCTCCTACCTACCGGATGCACACATTGCCAATCGATTGATCGCGCACTATCTCGCCATCACCGACGCCTTTCGGGTCACGACGCTGGCCGACATCAAGCAGGCGGTTACCGTCCTGCCGGAGGTACGGCCGACGATCTTCGTCGCCGTGCCCCAGGTCTGGTACAAGATCAAGGCCGCGATCGAACAGGAGCTCGAGCAGTCGCGCCCCCTCGAGCGGAGGCTCGCGAGGTGGGCCATCGACATCGGACGGCGAAAGGCCCGCCTCCAGTCCGACCGCGTCCCTCTCCCCCGCCGCCTACGGGCGCAGCATTCGCTCGCCGACCGGGCGGTCCTCGGAAAAATCCGGCGCAAGCTCGGCCTGGATCGCGCGCGGATCGCGGCCACCGCCGCGGCACCGATCTCGCCGGAGGTGGTCGAGTTCGTACTGGGGCTGGGGATCCCGTGTTGCGAGGCCTGGGGGCTGTCCGAGACGTGCGCCGCCGCCACGATCAATCCGCCGTCCGGCATCCGCATCGGCACGGTAGGGAAAGCGCTCGGTGGGGTCGAGGTCGCGCGCGCCGACGACGGCGAGCTCCTCGTCGCCGGACCGACGATCATGAAGGGTTACCGGGGCGACCCGGTGAAGACTGCCGAGACGATCGACGCCGACGGCTGGCTGCACACCGGCGACGTAGGGACGATCGATGCCGACGGCTACGTGCGAATGGTGGACCGAAAGAAGGAAATGATCATCAACTCGGCGGGGAAGAACATGTCGCCGTCCAACATAGAGGGGGCCATCCGTGCGGCGTGTCCGTTGATCGGCGGGGCCGCGGTCGTCGGGGACGACCGCCCGTACCTCGTCGCCTTGCTGACCCTCGACCCCGAGGCGACGGCCGCGTTCGCCGCCCGCCACGGGCTCCGCGCGGGATCGCACGCCGATCTCGCGTCGAACCCGTTGGTACGCGGAGAGGTCGACAGCGCCGTGGCGGCCGCGAACGAACGACTCTCCCGTGTGGAGCAGGTCCGGAAGTTCGCTCTGCTACCGACCACCTGGGAGCCCGCCGGCGACGAGTTCACCCCGACGATGAAGCTCCGCCGTGGCCCCATAGACACCAAGTACGCCCGAGAGATCGAGGCACTGTATGCGAATTGA
- a CDS encoding bifunctional lysylphosphatidylglycerol flippase/synthetase MprF, which produces MGRTRDRAAARRAAAGTTGADLRPRADIARHVGTVGLVSVVGVVVTIAVASHYVGSHHWLPALAVAVLFVARGVHLGRPVTRMHVAAAAGVVLAALLVDATGHELVALILLATSGLALMWPTGSRPEPERLPEVSALVDRTGEDPLAPFAMHSLRSYFFAPDRSAALGYHTRLGVAVVGGGPIGDPEQFHALVARFQQFCRERGWRIVVLGASERRQGVWNAAGVRPGLRAVPIGRDVVVDVASFDMVGRRFRNLRQAVNRTRNAGLTTEVIPEAQLSDAVRAELREIVTRTHGDSTERGFSMILDRVLEGWYPGLLVVLARDADGVIQGFQRYAVAGHGTEISLDVPWRRRGAPNGIDERLSVAMVDYARDHGGKRVSLAFAAFPELFDETDRRWVRQVLFNVIHLGDPLLALESLYRYLKKFHALGDRRYVLLPFRMLPLAAFALLTLEFVPRRK; this is translated from the coding sequence GTGGGGAGGACGCGTGATCGGGCAGCGGCCCGGCGTGCCGCCGCCGGGACCACCGGCGCCGACCTGAGGCCGCGCGCCGACATCGCCCGCCACGTCGGGACCGTCGGCCTCGTCTCCGTCGTGGGGGTCGTGGTCACGATCGCCGTGGCCTCGCACTACGTCGGCTCCCATCACTGGCTCCCCGCGCTCGCGGTCGCCGTACTGTTCGTCGCCCGCGGCGTCCACCTGGGCCGGCCCGTCACCCGAATGCACGTTGCCGCCGCGGCCGGCGTGGTGCTCGCCGCGCTGCTGGTCGATGCGACCGGCCACGAGCTCGTCGCGCTGATCCTGCTGGCGACCAGCGGGCTCGCACTGATGTGGCCGACGGGGAGCCGGCCCGAGCCCGAACGCCTGCCCGAGGTGTCCGCACTGGTCGACCGCACCGGCGAGGATCCGCTGGCCCCCTTCGCGATGCACTCGCTCCGGTCGTACTTCTTCGCTCCCGACCGATCCGCCGCACTCGGCTACCACACGCGGCTCGGCGTCGCGGTGGTCGGCGGCGGCCCGATCGGCGATCCCGAACAGTTCCACGCCCTGGTGGCGCGGTTCCAGCAGTTCTGCCGGGAGCGGGGCTGGCGCATCGTGGTGCTCGGAGCGAGCGAACGCCGGCAGGGCGTGTGGAACGCCGCCGGGGTCCGCCCCGGACTGCGCGCCGTGCCGATCGGACGCGACGTGGTGGTCGACGTCGCCTCGTTCGACATGGTCGGCAGGAGGTTCCGGAACCTCCGCCAGGCGGTCAACCGCACCCGCAATGCCGGGCTCACCACCGAGGTGATTCCCGAGGCCCAGCTGTCCGACGCGGTGCGGGCGGAACTGCGGGAGATCGTCACCCGGACGCACGGTGACTCGACCGAGCGAGGCTTCTCGATGATCCTCGACCGGGTGCTCGAGGGGTGGTATCCGGGGCTGCTCGTCGTGCTCGCGCGGGACGCGGACGGGGTGATCCAGGGGTTCCAACGCTATGCGGTCGCCGGGCACGGGACCGAGATCAGTCTCGACGTCCCGTGGCGGCGCCGCGGCGCCCCCAACGGCATCGACGAGCGGTTGAGCGTCGCGATGGTCGACTACGCCCGTGATCACGGCGGCAAGCGGGTCTCGCTGGCCTTCGCCGCCTTTCCGGAGCTGTTCGACGAGACGGACCGGCGGTGGGTGCGCCAGGTGCTGTTCAACGTCATCCATCTCGGTGACCCGCTCCTGGCGCTCGAGTCGCTCTACCGGTACCTGAAGAAGTTCCATGCGCTCGGCGACCGCCGCTACGTGCTGCTGCCGTTCCGGATGCTGCCGCTCGCGGCGTTCGCGCTGCTGACCCTCGAGTTCGTGCCGCGCCGGAAGTGA
- a CDS encoding GNAT family N-acetyltransferase → MTVTVRRSGLADRPAILALMDAARGEGLSAAERAERGFVQGRMDADVLARFEEGPGVFVAEEGGDLAGFAMTSVPGTVTSGPARSAVDTLGDGHGRVFLYGPAAVDPRYQGRGVLTTLLVALSRALRDRYDLGVAFVEEANAKSLAVHRHYGMAEAATFVFDGRDYVVFTFSPAEFAARA, encoded by the coding sequence ATGACCGTCACCGTGCGCAGGTCCGGCCTCGCGGATCGCCCCGCGATACTCGCACTGATGGACGCTGCGCGAGGAGAGGGCCTGTCCGCGGCGGAGCGGGCCGAGCGCGGCTTCGTGCAGGGACGGATGGACGCGGACGTACTCGCTCGATTCGAGGAAGGACCCGGGGTCTTCGTCGCGGAGGAGGGCGGCGACCTCGCCGGGTTCGCGATGACCTCCGTGCCCGGCACCGTCACGTCCGGGCCGGCGCGATCGGCGGTCGACACGTTGGGGGACGGGCACGGACGGGTGTTCCTGTACGGTCCCGCCGCCGTCGACCCGCGCTACCAGGGCCGGGGAGTGCTGACGACGCTGCTCGTCGCGCTGAGCCGGGCGCTTCGCGACCGCTACGACCTCGGCGTCGCCTTCGTGGAGGAGGCGAACGCGAAGTCGCTTGCAGTGCACAGGCATTACGGCATGGCCGAGGCGGCGACCTTCGTCTTCGACGGCCGGGACTACGTGGTGTTCACATTCTCCCCGGCGGAGTTCGCGGCCCGGGCCTGA
- a CDS encoding TetR/AcrR family transcriptional regulator, giving the protein MTSAATPKGERRRHALVTAAADLLLEGGFDAVRHRAVAARAGLPLASTTYYFGSLDELVALAVEHNGNRELDAMRERIDEVTQRRRGVEATVDLIVDLLVGPEHGTGAIADADGGRERLIARYERFVASARHPELRDVQLRLRAQTDDLLAELLRRSGRIVREPQLRRLVAVVDGVVVGALSEVDPDPRGMARAMLLDLIDDLAPPTMR; this is encoded by the coding sequence ATGACGTCCGCCGCGACACCCAAGGGGGAGCGGCGCCGGCATGCGCTCGTCACGGCCGCGGCCGACCTGCTGCTCGAGGGTGGGTTCGACGCGGTGCGGCATCGGGCCGTCGCCGCGCGGGCGGGTCTTCCGCTCGCGTCCACCACGTACTACTTCGGGTCCCTCGACGAGTTGGTGGCGCTGGCCGTCGAGCACAACGGCAACCGGGAACTGGACGCGATGCGCGAGCGCATCGACGAGGTGACCCAGCGTCGACGGGGCGTCGAGGCGACGGTGGACCTGATCGTGGATCTGCTGGTGGGTCCCGAACACGGCACCGGCGCGATCGCCGACGCCGACGGCGGCCGCGAACGTCTCATCGCGCGGTACGAGCGCTTCGTCGCGTCGGCCCGGCATCCCGAGCTGCGGGACGTCCAGCTGCGGCTGCGGGCCCAGACCGACGACCTGCTCGCGGAACTGCTGCGCCGCTCGGGCCGCATCGTCCGCGAGCCGCAGTTGCGCCGGCTGGTCGCCGTCGTCGACGGTGTCGTGGTCGGGGCCTTGAGCGAGGTCGATCCCGACCCGCGCGGGATGGCGCGGGCGATGCTGCTCGACCTCATCGACGACCTGGCACCCCCGACGATGCGCTGA
- a CDS encoding HIT family protein, whose product MSHCVFCAIIAGEAESSVVYDDAHTIAFTDIRPFTTGHLLVVPKTHAANLSRLDPADGERLFRVGQQLAAALRESVVAAEGVNFFLADGVAAGQEVFHVHLHVVPRTPGDGFGLRGRPTAPPRADLDYVASSVRGRLGARGE is encoded by the coding sequence ATGAGCCACTGCGTCTTCTGCGCCATCATCGCTGGTGAGGCCGAGTCGAGTGTCGTGTACGACGATGCGCACACCATCGCGTTCACGGACATCCGTCCGTTCACCACCGGCCACCTGCTCGTGGTGCCCAAGACCCACGCCGCGAACCTGTCCCGACTGGACCCCGCCGACGGTGAGCGCCTGTTCCGAGTGGGGCAGCAGCTTGCCGCGGCGCTGCGGGAGAGCGTCGTGGCCGCGGAAGGAGTGAACTTCTTCCTCGCCGACGGTGTCGCCGCGGGGCAGGAGGTGTTCCACGTGCACCTGCATGTAGTTCCGAGGACGCCGGGCGACGGGTTCGGGCTGCGCGGACGGCCCACGGCGCCCCCGCGCGCCGATCTGGACTACGTGGCGAGTTCGGTGCGCGGGCGGCTCGGTGCCCGGGGCGAGTGA
- a CDS encoding FAD-dependent oxidoreductase, with product MSARVPVTQLDAAGIDAYDHETDVLIIGYGCAGAAAALEADAAGTEVILLERQSGGGGSSALSGGEMYLGGGTPIQEACGFTDTADAMEQFLLAALGPDADREKVGLYSRDSVAHYQWLVDHGVPFKPSLWDSPTWVPPTDDGLMWMGENAFPFSEIATPAPRGHRVTSDGFGGKVLMAVLSEAVAKTAIAVHTDTAALRLIVEDDRIVGVVARHFNATVTYRARRGVIITTGGFADNKEMLAQHAPQLVGLGVNSDGGDDGRGIVMAQAAGAAVRHMSAGQVGISLVPGMMVRGMIVNDVGQRFINEDVYPGLVGQAALFKHNLAVWVILDEQAYEEIPVDERWGVQPHFVAETLEELEREIGMPEGALQNTVGEYNRFAEHGEDPYFHKSSRWLRPLRSPFAAIDVRRGMAPPEYGDGGTGGGGAEVFTIGGLHTTVDGRVLDLDGDPIPGLFAAGRATSGLHSWGYISGTSLGDGTFFGRRAGVAAAGE from the coding sequence ATGAGCGCACGCGTACCCGTCACCCAGCTCGACGCCGCAGGGATCGATGCCTACGACCACGAGACCGACGTGCTGATCATCGGCTACGGCTGCGCGGGGGCCGCGGCCGCGCTCGAGGCCGACGCCGCCGGGACCGAGGTGATCTTGCTGGAGCGGCAGAGCGGTGGCGGTGGATCGTCGGCGCTGTCGGGTGGCGAGATGTATCTCGGCGGCGGCACCCCGATCCAGGAGGCGTGCGGGTTCACCGACACGGCCGACGCGATGGAACAGTTCCTCCTCGCCGCACTCGGCCCGGACGCCGATCGGGAGAAGGTGGGCCTCTACAGCCGCGACAGCGTGGCCCACTACCAGTGGTTGGTCGACCACGGTGTGCCGTTCAAGCCGTCGCTGTGGGATTCTCCCACCTGGGTCCCCCCGACCGACGACGGCCTGATGTGGATGGGCGAGAACGCTTTTCCGTTCAGCGAGATCGCCACCCCGGCGCCGCGCGGGCACCGGGTGACCTCCGACGGCTTCGGCGGCAAGGTCCTCATGGCGGTGCTCAGCGAGGCCGTCGCGAAGACCGCGATCGCGGTCCACACCGACACCGCGGCGCTGCGTCTGATCGTCGAGGACGACCGGATCGTCGGCGTCGTGGCCCGGCACTTCAACGCCACCGTCACCTACCGCGCCCGGCGCGGTGTGATCATCACGACCGGTGGCTTCGCCGACAACAAGGAGATGCTCGCGCAGCACGCGCCGCAACTGGTGGGTCTGGGCGTCAACAGCGACGGCGGCGACGACGGCCGCGGCATCGTGATGGCGCAGGCCGCCGGCGCCGCCGTCCGGCACATGTCCGCCGGGCAGGTCGGGATCTCACTGGTGCCGGGAATGATGGTGCGCGGCATGATCGTCAACGACGTGGGGCAGCGGTTCATCAACGAGGACGTCTACCCCGGGCTGGTGGGGCAGGCCGCACTGTTCAAGCACAACCTCGCGGTGTGGGTGATCCTCGACGAGCAGGCCTACGAGGAGATTCCCGTCGACGAACGCTGGGGCGTGCAACCGCATTTCGTCGCCGAGACCCTCGAGGAACTCGAGCGTGAGATCGGCATGCCCGAGGGCGCGTTGCAGAACACCGTCGGCGAATACAACCGGTTCGCCGAGCACGGCGAGGACCCGTACTTCCACAAGTCGTCACGCTGGCTGCGTCCGCTGCGGTCACCGTTCGCCGCGATCGACGTCCGCCGCGGCATGGCCCCGCCGGAGTACGGCGACGGCGGTACCGGTGGTGGCGGCGCCGAGGTGTTCACCATCGGCGGCCTGCACACCACGGTCGACGGCCGCGTCCTGGACCTCGACGGGGACCCGATCCCCGGCCTCTTCGCCGCCGGCCGCGCGACGTCGGGCCTGCACTCGTGGGGCTACATCAGCGGCACCTCGCTCGGCGACGGCACCTTCTTCGGCCGTCGGGCCGGCGTCGCGGCCGCGGGCGAGTAG
- a CDS encoding MarR family winged helix-turn-helix transcriptional regulator yields MTEVSPEQLRDLVMSTSRALRRRWFTALEPWGLSPHEFRALRVIDHECGGRPRLGDVAKALRIAPRSATEVVDRLQKRDLVERVADGVDRRAVCVRLTATGRELLADMAVARDAQAADFFGDLDDADRAQLRRILDKLTTDDNC; encoded by the coding sequence ATGACGGAGGTATCGCCCGAACAGCTTCGGGACCTCGTGATGTCCACGTCGCGGGCGCTGCGACGCCGCTGGTTCACCGCGCTCGAGCCGTGGGGGCTCTCACCGCACGAGTTCCGAGCGCTGCGCGTCATCGACCACGAGTGCGGCGGCCGCCCCCGCCTCGGCGACGTCGCGAAGGCCCTGCGGATCGCGCCCCGCTCGGCCACCGAGGTGGTCGACCGGCTCCAGAAGCGCGATCTCGTCGAACGCGTGGCCGACGGCGTCGACCGGCGGGCCGTGTGTGTCCGGCTCACCGCCACCGGCCGCGAACTGCTCGCCGACATGGCGGTCGCCCGCGACGCCCAGGCGGCCGACTTCTTCGGCGATCTCGACGACGCCGACCGTGCGCAGCTGCGACGAATCCTCGACAAGCTCACCACCGACGACAACTGCTGA
- a CDS encoding pyridoxal phosphate-dependent aminotransferase, giving the protein MRTDSQRSSIPAFHVMDVWKAANERQRTHGDVLSLAAGQPSTPAPRPVLRAARQALDEHLLGYTETFGIEPLREAVAEYHSTRSGISVHADEVVVTTGSSGAFTLLFLAAFDAGDTVVVARPGYPAYRNTLTALGCNVVEIDCGPETRFQPTVAMLEAMDTPPAGLVVASPANPTGTVIDPAELAALARWCEEHDTLLISDEIYHGIEFGGAGGQATACAWETSRAAVVVGSVSKYFSMTGWRMGWMLVPEYLRRALQRLASNMTVCPPAISQYAAAAAFTAESRAELDGHVQRYAVNRELLLTGLPKLGLTELAPADGAFYVYADIAHLTDDSTSWCAKLLADTGLALAPGIDFDTAHGDHTVRLSFAGSTAEIQDALTRLERWLPAPR; this is encoded by the coding sequence GTGCGTACCGACTCCCAGCGATCGTCCATCCCCGCCTTCCACGTCATGGACGTGTGGAAGGCCGCCAACGAGCGGCAGCGCACCCACGGCGACGTGCTCTCGCTCGCGGCGGGGCAGCCGTCGACGCCCGCCCCGCGGCCGGTGCTGCGGGCGGCCCGGCAGGCGCTCGACGAGCACCTGCTCGGCTACACCGAGACGTTCGGGATCGAGCCGCTGCGCGAGGCCGTCGCCGAGTACCACAGCACTCGCTCGGGGATCTCGGTCCACGCCGACGAGGTCGTCGTCACCACGGGGTCGTCGGGCGCGTTCACGCTGCTGTTCCTGGCCGCGTTCGACGCCGGTGACACCGTGGTCGTCGCGCGGCCGGGCTACCCGGCCTACCGGAACACGCTGACGGCGCTCGGCTGCAACGTCGTGGAGATCGACTGCGGACCCGAGACCCGGTTCCAGCCCACCGTCGCGATGCTCGAGGCGATGGACACCCCGCCGGCCGGGCTCGTCGTCGCGAGCCCGGCCAACCCCACCGGCACGGTCATCGACCCGGCCGAACTGGCCGCGCTCGCCCGGTGGTGCGAGGAACACGACACGCTGCTGATCTCGGACGAGATCTACCACGGCATCGAGTTCGGCGGCGCCGGTGGGCAGGCGACGGCGTGCGCGTGGGAGACGTCGCGGGCGGCCGTCGTCGTCGGGTCGGTGTCGAAGTACTTCTCGATGACCGGGTGGCGGATGGGCTGGATGCTGGTGCCGGAGTACCTGCGCCGGGCGCTGCAGCGGCTGGCGTCGAACATGACGGTGTGTCCACCGGCGATCTCGCAGTACGCCGCGGCCGCGGCGTTCACCGCCGAGTCCCGCGCCGAACTCGACGGCCACGTGCAGCGGTACGCGGTCAACCGGGAACTGCTGCTGACCGGGCTGCCGAAACTCGGCCTCACCGAGCTGGCCCCCGCGGACGGCGCGTTCTACGTGTACGCCGACATCGCGCACCTGACCGACGACTCGACGTCGTGGTGTGCGAAGTTGCTCGCCGACACCGGTCTGGCGCTGGCGCCCGGCATCGACTTCGACACCGCGCACGGCGACCACACCGTGCGGCTCTCGTTCGCCGGATCGACCGCCGAGATCCAGGACGCCCTGACCCGTCTGGAACGCTGGCTGCCCGCGCCCCGCTAG
- the purB gene encoding adenylosuccinate lyase, with amino-acid sequence MSRIPNVLANRYASPELKELWSPEHKIVLERQLWLAVLRAQAELGIDVPAEAVADYERVLEQVDLDSIAERERVTRHDVKARIEEFNALAGHEHVHKGMTSRDLTENVEQLQVLRSLEHVYGHGIAVAARLAERAAEYTGIVMAGRSHNVAAQATTLGKRFASAADEMLVALTRVRELIDRYPLRGIKGPMGTAQDMLDLLDGDAGKLEQLEAEVAEHLGFAHVFTSVGQVYPRSLDHDVLSALVQVGAASSSMAHTIRLMAGHELVTEGFQPGQVGSSAMPHKMNTRSCERVNGLQVVLRGYASMAAELAGAQWNEGDVFCSVVRRVALPDAFFAIDGQMETFLTVLAEFGAYPAVIENELNRYLPFLATTKVLMAAVRAGVGRETAHEVIKEHAVAVALAMREQGKEPDLLDRLAADDRLPLDRAALDEALADRSAFVGAAGAQVDSVVAEVQKLVDAHPDAARYTPGSIL; translated from the coding sequence GTGAGCCGCATCCCGAATGTCCTTGCCAACCGTTACGCCAGCCCCGAACTGAAGGAGCTGTGGTCGCCGGAGCACAAGATCGTGCTCGAGCGGCAGCTGTGGTTGGCGGTGCTGCGCGCCCAGGCCGAGCTCGGCATCGACGTCCCCGCCGAGGCGGTCGCCGACTACGAGCGGGTGCTGGAGCAGGTCGATCTCGACTCGATCGCCGAGCGCGAGCGCGTCACCCGGCACGACGTCAAGGCCCGCATCGAGGAGTTCAACGCCCTCGCCGGTCACGAGCACGTCCACAAGGGCATGACCAGCCGCGACCTCACCGAGAACGTCGAGCAGCTGCAGGTGCTGCGCTCGCTCGAGCACGTCTACGGCCACGGCATCGCGGTGGCCGCCCGCCTCGCCGAGCGGGCCGCCGAGTACACCGGCATCGTGATGGCCGGCCGCTCCCACAACGTCGCCGCGCAGGCCACCACGCTAGGCAAGCGGTTCGCGTCGGCCGCCGACGAGATGCTGGTGGCGCTCACGCGCGTGCGGGAACTGATCGACCGCTACCCGCTGCGCGGCATCAAGGGCCCGATGGGCACCGCGCAGGACATGCTCGACCTCCTCGACGGTGACGCCGGCAAGCTCGAGCAGCTCGAGGCCGAGGTCGCCGAGCACCTCGGATTCGCGCACGTGTTCACGAGCGTCGGCCAGGTCTACCCCCGCTCGCTCGACCACGACGTGCTGTCCGCGCTGGTCCAGGTGGGTGCCGCGTCGTCGTCGATGGCGCACACGATCCGCCTGATGGCCGGCCACGAGCTGGTCACCGAGGGCTTTCAACCCGGCCAGGTGGGCTCGTCGGCGATGCCGCACAAGATGAACACCCGCTCGTGCGAGCGCGTCAACGGTCTGCAGGTGGTGCTGCGAGGTTATGCGTCGATGGCCGCCGAGCTCGCCGGCGCGCAGTGGAACGAGGGCGACGTGTTCTGCTCCGTCGTCCGTCGCGTGGCGCTGCCGGACGCGTTCTTCGCGATCGACGGCCAGATGGAGACGTTCCTGACCGTGCTCGCCGAGTTCGGCGCGTACCCGGCCGTCATCGAGAACGAACTGAACCGCTACCTGCCGTTCCTGGCCACCACCAAGGTCCTCATGGCCGCCGTCCGCGCGGGCGTGGGCCGCGAGACCGCGCACGAGGTCATCAAGGAGCACGCGGTCGCCGTCGCGCTCGCGATGCGCGAGCAGGGCAAGGAGCCCGACCTGCTCGACCGTCTGGCCGCCGACGACCGGCTGCCGCTCGACCGGGCCGCGCTCGACGAGGCGCTGGCCGACCGCTCCGCGTTCGTCGGCGCCGCCGGCGCGCAGGTCGACTCGGTGGTCGCCGAGGTGCAGAAGCTCGTCGACGCCCACCCCGATGCCGCGCGCTACACGCCGGGTTCCATTCTGTGA
- a CDS encoding 1-aminocyclopropane-1-carboxylate deaminase/D-cysteine desulfhydrase: protein MDTLPHVRLGHSPTPVRKLEGLGTRNRIWLKDDGAFGSGGWGGNKVRKLEWIIPDVLARGCSRIITAGGIGTNWGLATALYAREFGIETVLALIDQPMDDHVRAQLARLHSSGATLHFTRDKMRTFAAAPFLMLRHMRGGRFPYYLPPGGSSPVGALGYVEAGLELAAQVEAGTLPEPAHVVAAVGSGGTVAGLLLGLRLAGLRTGVVAVVVNDTLPLGPRNVRDLASRTESLLRRRGARFDDLDLEDADLVVTRDYLGPGYGYATAEGRAAQRVGAEFGIPLDPVYTAKAFAGLLEIDARRQGDDRPIVMLDTFGPRAG from the coding sequence GTGGACACGCTTCCGCATGTCCGGCTGGGCCACTCGCCCACTCCGGTCCGCAAACTCGAAGGCCTGGGCACGCGCAACCGGATCTGGCTCAAGGACGACGGCGCGTTCGGGTCCGGTGGGTGGGGCGGGAACAAGGTCCGCAAGCTCGAGTGGATCATCCCGGACGTCCTCGCCCGCGGGTGCTCGCGGATCATCACCGCCGGTGGCATCGGCACCAACTGGGGACTCGCGACCGCCTTGTACGCCAGGGAATTCGGCATCGAGACGGTGCTCGCGCTCATCGACCAACCGATGGACGACCACGTGCGGGCGCAACTCGCGCGGCTGCACAGCTCCGGCGCGACGCTGCACTTCACGCGGGACAAGATGCGAACCTTCGCGGCTGCGCCGTTCCTCATGCTCCGTCACATGCGCGGCGGCAGGTTCCCGTACTACCTGCCGCCCGGTGGATCGTCGCCCGTGGGCGCGCTCGGATACGTCGAGGCCGGGCTCGAGCTCGCGGCGCAGGTGGAGGCCGGCACGCTACCCGAGCCGGCGCACGTGGTGGCCGCCGTGGGCTCCGGCGGAACGGTCGCCGGCCTGCTGCTGGGGCTGCGCCTGGCCGGCCTGCGGACGGGTGTGGTCGCCGTCGTCGTCAACGACACGCTGCCGCTGGGGCCCCGGAACGTCCGAGACCTGGCCTCCCGCACCGAGTCCCTGCTCCGCCGCCGGGGAGCCCGATTCGACGACCTCGACCTCGAGGACGCCGACCTCGTCGTCACGCGCGACTACCTCGGTCCCGGATACGGGTACGCCACCGCCGAGGGGCGAGCCGCACAGCGGGTCGGTGCCGAGTTCGGGATCCCGCTCGATCCGGTCTACACCGCCAAGGCGTTCGCCGGGCTCCTCGAGATCGACGCACGCCGGCAGGGGGACGACCGTCCCATCGTCATGCTCGACACCTTCGGTCCACGGGCGGGCTGA